The genome window GGTGAGCGCCCGGATCTGGGTCAGGAAATTGCCCTTCCAGTGGTCGTACCGGCCCGACATCCACAGGGCCTGGACGTCGCCGGGCGGTCCCCACGGGACGATCGGTCGGACGTTCTTCACCGGGGAGTCGGGGGTGAGGTCGACCGGCGCATCGAAATGCACGCCGCCGTCGGGGGTGTGCCAGCGCTGAATCCGCCACGCCTTCCCGGCCTCCCGGGACGTGTAGAGGGTGGACGGATCGTTCGGATCGAGGGTCAGGCCGCCGGAGTAGTCGGGCTCGCTGCCGGTCGACACGATCGATCCGCCGGCGGCGACGAATTCATTGTCCGTCCAGGCGGAACCCGTCCACCGGGTGTAGTGGTAGCGGTGGTCCGTGTCGGCGGGGGCCGAGCGCGGGAACGACGCGAACGCGATCACCGGGTGCCCGTCCTGACCGAAGGCGACACTGTGCACCCACGCCTTCCCGCCCGTCCCGGCCCCGTCGTAGGCCTTGGCGAGGCTCTTGGTGTGCACCGGTGCGGCCGGCAACGGGTTGCCCGGCTGCCGTGGACCGAGGGTCGCCAACGACCTCCCGTCGACGCTGTGCAGAACGCCGCCGCGGTAGATCAGCGCGTAGATCGAATTGGTCTTGACGTCCCGCGGGTGCCCGTCGGTGAAGGCGATGAGGATGCTGTCCGTGCCGTTGGTCGCGTACTTCGCATAGGGCCGGGCGAAGGATCCGGCGCCATCGGGTACGGCGATGTCCTGCGCGTCCGACCAGTGCGCGAGGTTGGCATCGCTGCTCCACATCACGGCAGGACGGTTGTCCCCGGACCGGAAAAACAGATACGTCCGGTGCTCTGCGGGGAGATATATGGGGTTGGCATAGGTGAATCCCTTACCCCCAGGGCTGTTTCTGCCGTCCACCGTCTTCTCCGGTCCGAAGGTGCTGATGTCCTCCGGGTGGACCGAGATCCGGTAGTACATCTGTGCGCCGCCGTGCTTGGAGTAGAAGACGGCGATCCGGCCGTCGGGCAGCACCTCGAGGCCGGGCGCGGCATGGTCGTCCGCCTGGAACTTCGGGTGCAACGTGGTGTGGGTGAGCGCCGCGGTGCCGTTGTCGAGGCTGACGACGTCGATGTCGCCGGTGGAGGTCACGTAGCCGACGTAAGTCCGGTCATGGGCGCCGACATAGTGGATGGCCCGGGGGTCCTGGAACCAGCACCACGCACCATCGGCGACCAACTCGCCATTCCGCGGAGCGGGGGCCGCGGCCGACGCCGTACTCGGTTGGACGGCGACGAGGGCGAGGAGTGCGAGGGCAGCACCGATCGCGCGGAGCCGTCCGACGGCCACGTGTACACCCCCATGCGGGCAGAGCCCGGAACACCACGTGCTGACTGGCGCCCGGCTTCGGCCGGGCGACCAGCACTAGTCTTGTCCTTCTCACGCCGATGCGAGTGAAAACCGAGGTATCTCCCGAAGTATCAGTTTCGTGACCTGCCGCTCGGTGTCCAAGCGCTACGGCGACGTGGTCGCCCTCGACGAGATCACCTTCGACCTACTCGCCGGTGAGCTCTGCCAGAGTTGTACGGGGATGCCGACGATGCCCGCCCGGAGGTGGCGGCCACGGTGCGAATGCCGACGACGGCCGGCGACGGGGACACCGAGGCGCCCCACGGCGCGGCCCCTGCGAAGCGCACCTGATACCGGGTGTCCGCGCTCTGCCGCACGGTCCAGTGCGCCAGCCCGCCCGCGTCCGCCGTCACCGTCGACACCTCGTGGTAGGGCTGGTTCACGATATGGCTCCACAGCGACAGCCGTCCGTGGGCGACGTTCGAGCCCTCGAAGCCCTGCACCACCCGGGCGCTGACGGTCAGCGGTTGTCCTGGCCCGGCGGCCGGCGCGGAGAGACTGATCCGCGTGGTGGTCGGCTCCGGACCACTGGTGAGCGCCCGGATGTGGGTCAGGAAATCGCCCTTCCAGTGGTCGTACCGGCCGGACATCCAGAGGGCGTGGACGTCGCCGGGCGGCCCCGACGGAATGACCGGTCGGATGTTCTTCAGCGGGGAATTGGGGGTGAGGTCGACGGGGGTATCGAAATGCAAGCCGCCGTCGGGGGTGTGCCAGCGCTGGATCCGCCACGCGCTCCCGGCCTTCCGCGAGGTGTAGAGGGCGGACGGATCGTTCGGGTCGAGAGTGAGGCCGCCGGAGTAGTCCGGCTCGCTGCCGGTGGACACGATCGATCCTCCGGCGGCGGCGAACTCGTTGTCGGTCCAGGCGGAACCCGTCCACCGGGCGTAGTGGTAGCGGTGGTCCGTGTCGGCTGGGGCCGAGGATCGCGGGAAGGACGCGAACGCGATCACCGGGTGCCCGTCCTGACCGAAGGCGACGCTGTGGACCCACGCCTTCCCGCCCGCGTCCGCCCCGTTGTAGGCCTTCGCGAGGCCCTTGATGTGCACCGGTGCGGCGTGCAACGGGCTGCCCGGCCGCCGTGGACCGACGGTCGCCAGCGACTTCCCGTCGACGCTGTGCAGGACGCCGCCGCGGTAGACGAGCGCATAGATCGAATTGGTTTTGGCGTCCCGAGGGTGTCCGTCGGTGAAGGCGATGAGGATGCTGTCGTTGCCGTTCGTCGCGTACTTCGCATAGGGCCGGGCGAAGGATCCGGCGCCGCCTTCGGGTGCGGCGATGTCCTGCGCGTCCGACCAGTGCGCAAGGTTGGTATCGCTGCTCCACATCACGGCAGGACGGTTGTCCCCGGACCGGAAGAACAGATAGGTCCGGTGTTCTGCGGGCAGGTAGATGGGGTTGGCATACGTGAATCCCTTGTCCCCAGGGCTGTTTCGCCCGTCCACGGTCTTCTCCGGACCGAACGTGCTGATGTCCTCCGGGTGGACCGAGATCCGGTAGTACATGTGTTCGCCGCCGTGCTGGGAGTAGAAGACCGCGATCCGGCCGCCGGGCAGCACCTCGAGGCCGGGCGCCGCATGGTCATCCGCCTGGAACCTCGGGTGCAACGTGGCGTGGGTGAGTACCGCCGTGCCGCTGTCGATGCTGACGACGTCGATGTCTCCGGTGGACGTCACATAGCCGACGTAGGTCCGGTCGTGGGCGCCGACATAGTGGACGGCACGGGGGTCCTGGATCCAGCACCACGCACCGTCGGCGACCACCTCGCCGTCGCGCTGGGTCGGGGCGATCGCCGAAGCCGTACCCGGTTGGACCGCGACCGGGGCAAGAATCGCCAGCGCAGCAATCACCATGCGAAGTCGTCCGACAGTCATGTGCACACCCCCACCCGGGTGGACCGAGAATGCCGTGAACCCAAAGCCGCCCGGTCCCGAGTCGGGCAACCAGCGCTAGTGTTGCCCTTCTCTGCGCAATTTGGGCGAAAACCGAGCTATCCGCCGAAGTATCAGCTTCGTGACGGCTCGCTCTGTACGGGCGGGCAGTCGAAATGGTTCGACACGGCCTCTACATTGGCCGAGGCGCACGGGTCCACAACACGGGTCGACAAACCAGACGAGGACGGGCTGCATGACGGAATCGGCGATCGACGCCGACGCGCGGTTGGAGATCGACGCAGTGTCCAAGCGCTACGGCGACATAGTCGCCCTCGACGAGATCACCTTTGACGTACACGCCGGTGAGCTCTTCGGGTTCGTCGGTAGCAACGGCGCCGGAAAGACGACGACGATGCGGATCGCGCTGGGCGTGCTGGCCGCCGACTCCGGCGAGGTCCGGTGGAACGGGTCGCCGGTCACCCTCGAGACCCGCCGCCAGATCGGCTATATGCCGGAGGAACGCGGCCTCTACCCGAGGATGAAGGTCGGCGAGCAGCTGATCTACCTGGCCCGCCTGCACGGCATGTCGACCGAGGCGGCCCGGCGGGCCATGGACTCGTGGACCGACCGGCTCGGTGTCGCCTCCCGCCGCGACGACGAGGTGCAGAAGCTCAGTCTGGGCAACCAGCAGCGGGTCCAACTGGCCGCCGCCCTGATCCACGACCCGCGGATCCTCGTCCTGGACGAGCCGTTCTCCGGCCTCGACCCGATCGCCGTCGACGTGATGAGCGAGGTGCTGCGGGAGCAGTGTGCGGCGGGCGTGCCGGTGGTGTTCTCCAGCCACCAGCTCGACCTCGTCGAGCGGCTCTGCGACCGGGTCGGCATCGTCCGCGGCGGCCAGATGGTGGCCTGCGGCTCGGTCGACGAGCTCCGCTCGGGCGGCACCACCCAGCTCGTTGTTGACGCGCCCGGCGCTCCCGAGACTTGGGCCGCCGGACTTCCGGACGTGACGGTACGAGGCCGGGAAGGCAGCGCGACCGTCCTCGATCTGGGCCCCGGCGCCGACGACCAACTGGTACTCAAGACCGCGCTCGCCTCCGGGCCGGTGCGGGAGTTCGCCCGCCGCCGGCCATCCCTGACCGAGCTGTTCCGCAACGTCGTGAGTGAAGGGGAAGCCGCATGACCGGCACGCCGGTGGAGAGCGCCGACACCACGCTGGGGTCGGGATCGGCGGTGTGGCTGATCGCCCGCCGCGAGATCGACACCCGGCTGCGGTCCAAGGCTTTCCGGATCGCGACCGCCGTGACGGTGGTGATCCTCGTCGCGCTGACCATCGTCCTGAAGTTCGTCAACGGCGGGACCTCGGCCTCCGCGGTGGGTCTCGCGGGTCGGGACGCCGTCATCGCCGCGCCGTTGAAGGCCAGTGCCTCGGCGGTCGGCCAGAAGGTGACCACCAGCACCGTGTCCGCCGCGGCGGGCCGGCAGCAGGTCCGCGACGGCAAGCTGGACGCTTTCGTGGAGACCGACGGCGGACAGCTGCGGGTCATCGTGAAGAAGAACCTCGACGGCAAGGTCAAGGGCGTGCTGACGGTGCTCGCCCAGCAGGTCGCGCTCGACCAACAGATCGCGAAGCTCGGCGGAGACCCGGCTCAGGTCGACCGGACGGTGGCCGCGGCGAAGCTCGACGTCGTCGCGTTGCAACCGCCGCACAAATACCAGACACAGCAGCTGATCGTCGGCATCATCGCCGGGATCCTCATCTACATGTCGCTGATGATGAACGGGCAGTCGGTCGCTCAGGGGGTGGTCGAGGAGAAGTCCAGCCGGGTGGTCGAGCTGCTCCTGTCCACGATCCGGCCGTGGCAGCTGATGGCCGGCAAGGTGCTCGGCATCGGGATCGTGGGTCTCTTACAGATGGTGGCCATCGGAGTCGCCGGTCTCGTCACCGGGCTGCTGACCGGAGTGCTCACGATCTCCGTGTCGGCGGCGACCGGAACTCTCGTCTGGCTGGTGGTCTGGTACCTGCTCGGGTTCTTCGCCTACGCGCTGGCCTTCGCCGCCGTCGGAGCGCTGGTGTCCCGCCAGGAGGACGTCGGCGGCGTGATCGCACCGGTGCTGATGTTCGTCATCATCGGTTACGTGCTCGGCATCTCGATCCTGCCGTCCAACCCCGGTAGCGGGCTGATCGAGGTGCTGTCGGTGATCCCGATGTTCGCCCCCACGCTCATGCCGATGCGGCTGGCGATGGGCGGGGTGCCGCCCTGGGAGGCCGGCCTGGCCGTCATCCTGGTCATCGCACTCATCCCGGCGCTCACCTGGCTCTCCGGCCGGATCTACCGCAACGCGGTGATCCGCACCGGCGCCCGGGTCCGGTTGAGCGACGCACTCCGCGGCACCTGACCGCCGGTCAGGGCAGGTCGGCGAGAACGACGTCGGCCAACGCCGCCGGACGGGACAGGAAGGGGCTGTGCCCGCCCGGCAGCTCGACCGGCTCGACCCCGAGCAGTTCGC of Mycobacteriales bacterium contains these proteins:
- a CDS encoding ATP-binding cassette domain-containing protein, with the protein product MTESAIDADARLEIDAVSKRYGDIVALDEITFDVHAGELFGFVGSNGAGKTTTMRIALGVLAADSGEVRWNGSPVTLETRRQIGYMPEERGLYPRMKVGEQLIYLARLHGMSTEAARRAMDSWTDRLGVASRRDDEVQKLSLGNQQRVQLAAALIHDPRILVLDEPFSGLDPIAVDVMSEVLREQCAAGVPVVFSSHQLDLVERLCDRVGIVRGGQMVACGSVDELRSGGTTQLVVDAPGAPETWAAGLPDVTVRGREGSATVLDLGPGADDQLVLKTALASGPVREFARRRPSLTELFRNVVSEGEAA
- a CDS encoding BNR-4 repeat-containing protein, with translation MVIAALAILAPVAVQPGTASAIAPTQRDGEVVADGAWCWIQDPRAVHYVGAHDRTYVGYVTSTGDIDVVSIDSGTAVLTHATLHPRFQADDHAAPGLEVLPGGRIAVFYSQHGGEHMYYRISVHPEDISTFGPEKTVDGRNSPGDKGFTYANPIYLPAEHRTYLFFRSGDNRPAVMWSSDTNLAHWSDAQDIAAPEGGAGSFARPYAKYATNGNDSILIAFTDGHPRDAKTNSIYALVYRGGVLHSVDGKSLATVGPRRPGSPLHAAPVHIKGLAKAYNGADAGGKAWVHSVAFGQDGHPVIAFASFPRSSAPADTDHRYHYARWTGSAWTDNEFAAAGGSIVSTGSEPDYSGGLTLDPNDPSALYTSRKAGSAWRIQRWHTPDGGLHFDTPVDLTPNSPLKNIRPVIPSGPPGDVHALWMSGRYDHWKGDFLTHIRALTSGPEPTTTRISLSAPAAGPGQPLTVSARVVQGFEGSNVAHGRLSLWSHIVNQPYHEVSTVTADAGGLAHWTVRQSADTRYQVRFAGAAPWGASVSPSPAVVGIRTVAATSGRASSASPYNSGRAHRRVGRR
- a CDS encoding ABC transporter permease; this translates as MTGTPVESADTTLGSGSAVWLIARREIDTRLRSKAFRIATAVTVVILVALTIVLKFVNGGTSASAVGLAGRDAVIAAPLKASASAVGQKVTTSTVSAAAGRQQVRDGKLDAFVETDGGQLRVIVKKNLDGKVKGVLTVLAQQVALDQQIAKLGGDPAQVDRTVAAAKLDVVALQPPHKYQTQQLIVGIIAGILIYMSLMMNGQSVAQGVVEEKSSRVVELLLSTIRPWQLMAGKVLGIGIVGLLQMVAIGVAGLVTGLLTGVLTISVSAATGTLVWLVVWYLLGFFAYALAFAAVGALVSRQEDVGGVIAPVLMFVIIGYVLGISILPSNPGSGLIEVLSVIPMFAPTLMPMRLAMGGVPPWEAGLAVILVIALIPALTWLSGRIYRNAVIRTGARVRLSDALRGT
- a CDS encoding BNR-4 repeat-containing protein, translating into MAVGRLRAIGAALALLALVAVQPSTASAAAPAPRNGELVADGAWCWFQDPRAIHYVGAHDRTYVGYVTSTGDIDVVSLDNGTAALTHTTLHPKFQADDHAAPGLEVLPDGRIAVFYSKHGGAQMYYRISVHPEDISTFGPEKTVDGRNSPGGKGFTYANPIYLPAEHRTYLFFRSGDNRPAVMWSSDANLAHWSDAQDIAVPDGAGSFARPYAKYATNGTDSILIAFTDGHPRDVKTNSIYALIYRGGVLHSVDGRSLATLGPRQPGNPLPAAPVHTKSLAKAYDGAGTGGKAWVHSVAFGQDGHPVIAFASFPRSAPADTDHRYHYTRWTGSAWTDNEFVAAGGSIVSTGSEPDYSGGLTLDPNDPSTLYTSREAGKAWRIQRWHTPDGGVHFDAPVDLTPDSPVKNVRPIVPWGPPGDVQALWMSGRYDHWKGNFLTQIRALTTGPAPTTTRISLSTPGVTPGQPLTVSGRVVQGYQGTVVAHGRLSLWSHIANQPYREVSTVTADATGLVQWTVRQSADTRYQVRFTRAAPWGASVSPSPAVGMMAKTAIRLSVDHATVVAGRPVVVGIRLVAATSGAGIVNVPVQLWQSVNGRTWAPRATVRTGSGGLTHVTTHPGVSVSYQARFAGSATLARSSCPPHRVGVVAA